The Enterobacter asburiae genomic sequence GTCCACGACAATCGCGCCCTCTTTGATCCACTCGCCCGGAATAAAGCCCGGCTTGCCGACCGCGACGATCAGCAGATCGGCGTTCTCGACGTGGTGACGCAGGTTTTTGGTGAAGCGGTGGGTCACGGTGGTGGTGCAGCCCGCCAGCAGCAGCTCCATGCTCATCGGGCGGCCCACGATGTTGGACGCACCGATAACCACGGCGTTCAGACCGTAGGTGTCGATGTTATAGCGCTCCAGCAGCGTTACAATGCCGCGCGGCGTACACGGGCGCAGACGCGGCGCGCGCTGGCACAGGCGGCCAACGTTGTACGGATGGAAACCGTCCACGTCTTTATCCGGTGCAATACGCTCCAGCACCTTCACGTTGTCGATACCCGCCGGCAGCGGCAGCTGAACCAGAATACCGTCGATCTCTTTATCGGCATTCAGAGTGTCAATAAGTTCCAGCAGCTCTGCTTCGCTGGTGGTTTCCGGCAAATCGTAAGAGCGGGAGACGAAGCC encodes the following:
- the folD gene encoding bifunctional methylenetetrahydrofolate dehydrogenase/methenyltetrahydrofolate cyclohydrolase FolD, translated to MAAKIIDGKTIAQQVRSEVAEKVKARKAAGKRAPGLAVVLVGSNPASQIYVGSKRKACEEVGFVSRSYDLPETTSEAELLELIDTLNADKEIDGILVQLPLPAGIDNVKVLERIAPDKDVDGFHPYNVGRLCQRAPRLRPCTPRGIVTLLERYNIDTYGLNAVVIGASNIVGRPMSMELLLAGCTTTVTHRFTKNLRHHVENADLLIVAVGKPGFIPGEWIKEGAIVVDVGINRLENGKVVGDVVYEDAAARASYITPVPGGVGPMTVATLIQNTLQACEEYHDVEDA